One Alnus glutinosa chromosome 3, dhAlnGlut1.1, whole genome shotgun sequence genomic region harbors:
- the LOC133862863 gene encoding exportin-2, which produces MEWNPETLKFLSECFLHTLSPAPEPRRRAEASLAEAADSPNYGLAVLRLVAEPSVAEQIRQAAAVNFKNHLRVRWSPASSADEPNAPSLVPDSEKEQIKALIVPLMLSSTPKIQSQLSEALALIGKHDFPKLWPALLPELIASLQKASQASDYTSINGILGTANSIFKKFCYQYKTNDLLLDLKYCLDNFAAPLLEIFLKTAALVDSAASSGAPAATLKPLFESQKLCCRIFYSLNFQELPEFFEDHMKEWMTEFRKYLTTNYPALENGGVDGLALVDELRADVCENINLYMEKNEEEFQEYLNDFAFAVWSLLGNVTQSSSRDQLAVMAIKFLTTVSMSVHHTLFAGEGVILQICQSIVIPNVRLREEDEELFEMNYIEFIRRDMEGSDLDTRRRIACELLKGIATNFRQQVTEIVSAQIQHLLTSFVSNPVGNWKDKDCAIYLVVALAAKRAGGTSVSTDLVDVQSFFASVIVPELQSQDVNGFPMLKAGALKFFTMFRNQIPKDVAVQIFRDLVRFLLAQSNVVHSYAASCIEKLLLVKDEGGRARYTAKDIAPFFGELMTNLFNAFKFPESEENQYIMKCIMRVLGVAEISREDAGNCVVGLTSILMEVCKNPKNPIFNHYLFESVAILVKRACDKEPSLISAFEGRLFPCLQQILANDVTEFFPYAFQLLAQLVELNSPPIPPSYMQIFEILLSPDLWKRTSNVPALVRLLQAFLQKAPHELSQEGRLNKVLGIFNTLISSSGTAEQGFYVLNTIIESLEYGVIAPYVCHIWAALFGQLQNRRTVKFIKSFLIIMSLFIVKHGSANLVDTMNAVQPNIFSMIVKQVWIPNLKLITGAIELKLTAVASIRLICESPALLDAANVELWGKVLDSIVTLLSQPEQDRVEEEPEMPDIAENVGYTATFVRLYNAGKKEEDPLKDIKDPREFVVALLARLSSLSPGRYPQIINQYLDPANQAALLQLCNTYNCPIV; this is translated from the coding sequence ATGGAGTGGAACCCAGAAACCCTAAAGTTCCTCTCCGAATGCTTCCTCCACACACTCTCTCCGGCTCCCGAGCCGCGCCGTCGCGCCGAGGCCTCGCTCGCGGAGGCGGCCGACAGCCCCAACTACGGGCTGGCAGTCCTCCGCCTGGTCGCCGAGCCCTCCGTCGCCGAGCAGATCCGCCAAGCAGCCGCGGTGAACTTCAAGAACCATCTCCGTGTCCGGTGGTCCCCCGCCTCCTCAGCCGACGAGCCTAATGCCCCGTCCCTCGTCCCCGACTCCGAGAAGGAGCAGATCAAAGCCCTAATCGTTCCGCTCATGCTCTCCTCAACTCCCAAAATCCAATCCCAGCTCAGCGAAGCCCTTGCTCTCATTGGCAAGCACGATTTCCCCAAATTGTGGCCCGCATTGCTACCCGAGCTCATCGCTAGCCTTCAGAAGGCGTCCCAGGCGTCCGATTACACCTCTATCAACGGTATCCTCGGCACTGCCAATTCTATCTTTAAAAAATTCTGTTACCAGTACAAAACCAATGATCTTTTGCTTGATTTGAAATATTGCTTGGATAATTTCGCTGCACCGCTATTAGAAATCTTTCTCAAAACCGCCGCACTGGTTGATTCAGCGGCGAGCTCGGGCGCGCCCGCTGCGACCCTCAAGCCCCTCTTCGAGTCTCAGAAGTTGTGCTGTAGAATATTTTACTCTTTGAATTTTCAGGAACTCCCTGAGTTTTTTGAGGACCATATGAAGGAGTGGATGACTGAGTTTAGGAAATATCTGACTACAAATTATCCCGCGCTTGAGAATGGTGGGGTTGATGGGCTTGCGCTCGTGGATGAGCTTAGAGCCGATGTATGCGAAAATATTAATCTTTATATGGAAAAGAATGAGGAGGAGTTTCAGGAGTATTTGAATGATTTTGCCTTTGCGGTTTGGAGTTTATTGGGGAATGTGACTCAATCTTCTAGTCGTGATCAGCTAGCAGTGATGGCAATCAAGTTTTTGACCACGGTGAGCATGAGTGTGCACCACACTCTGTTTGCAGGGGAGGGAGTGATACTGCAGATTTGTCAGAGCATAGTGATTCCAAATGTGAGGTTgagggaggaggatgaggaACTCTTTGAAATGAATTATATTGAGTTCATTAGGAGGGATATGGAGGGTAGTGATCTCGATACTCGGAGGAGAATCGCATGTGAGCTCCTTAAAGGGATTGCTACAAATTTTAGGCAACAAGTCACTGAAATTGTTTCTGCACAGATTCAGCATTTGTTAACCTCGTTTGTATCGAACCCAGTTGGAAACTGGAAGGATAAGGACTGTGCCATATACTTGGTCGTTGCTCTTGCTGCTAAGAGAGCTGGGGGTACTTCTGTCTCGACTGATCTTGTTGATGTTCAGAGTTTTTTTGCTTCAGTTATTGTGCCTGAGTTGCAAAGTCAAGATGTCAATGGGTTTCCAATGCTTAAAGCGGGTGCGTTGAAGTTTTTTACAATGTTCCGGAATCAAATACCAAAGGATGTTGCAGTACAGATTTTCCGAGATTTGGTTCGGTTTCTTCTTGCACAGTCAAATGTTGTTCATTCCTATGCTGCGAGTTGTATTGAGAAACTGTTGCTAGTCAAAGATGAAGGGGGAAGAGCAAGGTATACTGCAAAAGACATTGCTCCATTTTTTGGGGAGCTGATGACGAACCTTTTTAATGCCTTCAAGTTCCCAGAGTCTGAAGAGAATCAGTACATAATGAAGTGTATCATGCGAGTTCTTGGGGTAGCAGAAATATCTCGTGAGGATGCTGGAAATTGTGTTGTTGGGTTGACCTCTATTCTCATGGAAGTTTGCAAAAACCCAAAGAATCCAATCTTTAATCACTATCTGTTTGAGTCCGTGGCGATTCTTGTCAAGCGGGCTTGTGATAAGGAGCCCTCACTTATATCAGCTTTTGAAGGAAGGCTTTTTCCTTGCCTGCAGCAAATATTGGCCAATGATGTCACTGAGTTCTTCCCTTATGCATTTCAGCTGCTGGCTCAGCTTGTTGAGTTAAATAGTCCACCAATTCCTCCAAGCTACATGCAGATTTTTGAGATTCTCCTCTCACCTGATTTGTGGAAGAGAACTTCAAATGTCCCTGCGCTTGTGCGCCTGCTTCAGGCCTTTCTTCAGAAGGCACCTCATGAGCTTAGCCAAGAGGGGAGGCTTAACAAGGTGCTTGGGATATTCAACACGCTTATCTCATCCTCTGGTACAGCTGAACAAGGCTTCTATGTGCTCAACACCATCATTGAGAGTCTTGAATATGGTGTAATTGCACCTTATGTTTGTCATATTTGGGCTGCCCTTTTTGGGCAGCTCCAAAATAGGCGAACAGTAAAGTTTATCAAGTCTTTCTTGATAATCATGTCACTCTTTATAGTCAAACACGGTTCTGCAAACCTTGTAGATACTATGAATGCTGTTCAGCCGAACATATTTTCTATGATCGTGAAGCAGGTCTGGATACCTAATCTTAAGCTGATCACAGGTGCCATTGAGCTTAAGTTGACTGCAGTTGCTTCCATCAGGCTTATCTGTGAGTCTCCAGCTCTTTTAGATGCTGCAAATGTTGAACTTTGGGGGAAAGTGCTGGATAGCATTGTTACTCTTCTTTCACAGCCAGAGCAGGATAGGGTGGAGGAGGAACCAGAAATGCCAGATATTGCAGAAAATGTGGGTTATACTGCCACTTTTGTCCGTCTTTACAATGCTGGGAAGAAAGAGGAGGATCCTCTGAAGGACATAAAGGATCCGAGGGAGTTTGTGGTAGCTTTATTGGCAAGGCTTTCTTCCCTTTCTCCTGGTAGATACCCCCAGATCATCAATCAATATCTTGATCCAGCAAATCAAGCAGCATTACTTCAACTTTGCAACACATATAATTGCCCAATAGTTTGA